The following coding sequences are from one Granulicella arctica window:
- a CDS encoding helix-turn-helix domain-containing protein: protein MQYLKTIRLHKVRMLMVQDSLGASIAAERVGYESPSQFSREFKRLFGVSPTDETQRLRTAFGHSQKVSAQAG, encoded by the coding sequence CTGCAATATCTCAAGACTATTCGTCTTCACAAGGTAAGAATGCTCATGGTGCAGGACTCTCTCGGAGCCTCCATTGCAGCGGAGCGGGTCGGGTACGAAAGCCCCTCTCAATTCAGCCGCGAATTCAAACGGCTCTTCGGCGTTTCGCCTACAGACGAGACGCAACGGCTCAGGACAGCGTTTGGTCATTCACAAAAAGTTTCAGCGCAAGCCGGCTAG
- a CDS encoding glycoside hydrolase family 3 C-terminal domain-containing protein: MEKRIDNLLSLMTLDEKIDCLGTKTGVPRLGVPNFGSSEGIHGVVQRGGGKAERAVITTTQFPQPPGMGESWDPDLVRQAGGVEGYEARFITQTEKYNRQILMLWGPQADLARDPRWGRSEEVYGEDPFFNGTMVVAFTKGLQGDDPKYWQSAALLKHFLANSNENFRTSSSSNFDQRLFWEYYSVPFRMGFLEGGAKGVMASYNAWNGTPMAINPILKSIVQKQWGVDVLSSDGGAVKLLVDSHKRFANQQQAVVACLKAGINQFLDTYVDETKAAVKDGSVTETEIDDLLRPKFRVTMRLGLIDPPEMVPYSQIKDSPEPWNTDKDKAISEKMALESVVLLKNADAFLPLKKGSIKSIAVIGPLADSVHWDWYGGTPPHAITPLDGIRNEVGSNVKVNYAADESDNAAVKAAQSSDVAVVVVGNDPTCGPNMGHEWHNTPDGGGTLPCSVPSDGREGRDRKSITLAQEQLIKQVYAANPKTVVILVSSFPFAINWTQANIPAILHMAHSSQDEGTALAKVLFGDYNPGGHLVTTWPQSIEQLPAMMDYDIRHGRTYMYFKGDSLYPFGYGLSFTTFSYSNLKASSARLAGDGSITVSVDVTNTGNRTGADVVQLYVKHLESKVERPREELKGFQRVTLKPHETKTVQITLEASTLAFWNEKQAKFEVETEPVKLMIGSSSADIKLATTVSVQ; the protein is encoded by the coding sequence ATGGAGAAGAGGATTGACAATCTCCTTTCGCTCATGACGCTCGATGAAAAGATTGATTGTCTTGGCACGAAGACCGGGGTACCGCGCCTTGGCGTGCCAAATTTCGGCAGCTCTGAAGGTATCCACGGGGTCGTTCAGCGAGGCGGCGGTAAGGCCGAACGCGCCGTGATCACTACAACGCAGTTCCCTCAACCTCCCGGCATGGGAGAGTCCTGGGATCCTGACCTGGTACGCCAAGCTGGCGGCGTCGAAGGGTATGAGGCGCGGTTCATCACGCAGACAGAGAAGTACAACCGTCAGATTTTGATGCTGTGGGGACCACAGGCAGATCTTGCACGGGACCCGCGTTGGGGCCGGAGCGAAGAGGTCTATGGCGAAGATCCGTTTTTCAACGGAACCATGGTTGTGGCCTTTACAAAAGGACTACAGGGAGACGATCCCAAGTATTGGCAGTCGGCTGCACTGTTGAAACATTTTCTTGCGAACAGCAATGAGAACTTCCGCACGAGTTCTTCTTCGAACTTCGATCAGCGCTTGTTCTGGGAGTACTACTCGGTCCCGTTTCGCATGGGCTTTCTGGAGGGTGGTGCCAAGGGAGTGATGGCCTCGTACAACGCTTGGAATGGCACACCGATGGCTATCAATCCGATTTTGAAGAGCATTGTTCAGAAGCAGTGGGGTGTAGATGTGCTCTCGAGCGATGGTGGAGCGGTGAAGTTGCTCGTTGATTCACACAAGCGCTTTGCGAATCAGCAACAGGCTGTAGTGGCCTGTCTCAAAGCTGGCATCAATCAATTTCTTGACACGTATGTCGATGAAACCAAGGCAGCCGTCAAAGATGGATCGGTGACCGAGACGGAGATCGACGATCTGTTACGTCCGAAGTTCCGCGTCACGATGCGGTTGGGGCTGATCGATCCGCCGGAGATGGTGCCTTATTCGCAGATCAAAGACTCACCAGAACCTTGGAACACAGACAAAGATAAGGCTATTTCGGAGAAGATGGCGCTGGAATCGGTGGTGCTGCTGAAGAACGCAGATGCGTTTCTGCCGTTGAAGAAAGGCTCGATCAAGTCGATCGCCGTTATTGGACCGCTTGCCGACTCAGTGCACTGGGACTGGTATGGCGGTACACCTCCGCATGCGATCACGCCTCTCGATGGAATCAGGAATGAAGTTGGATCTAATGTCAAGGTCAACTATGCTGCGGATGAAAGCGACAATGCCGCAGTGAAAGCGGCTCAGTCTTCAGATGTAGCGGTTGTTGTGGTTGGCAATGACCCCACATGTGGTCCCAACATGGGGCACGAGTGGCATAACACTCCTGATGGTGGAGGAACTTTGCCGTGCAGCGTGCCGAGCGATGGACGAGAAGGACGTGATCGCAAGAGCATCACGTTGGCACAGGAACAGTTGATCAAACAGGTCTATGCGGCGAACCCAAAGACCGTCGTGATCCTGGTCTCCAGCTTCCCGTTTGCGATCAACTGGACGCAAGCGAATATTCCGGCAATCCTGCACATGGCCCACTCGTCGCAGGATGAGGGCACCGCGCTTGCCAAGGTGCTCTTTGGGGATTACAACCCAGGTGGTCACCTGGTGACGACTTGGCCTCAGTCGATCGAGCAGTTGCCTGCCATGATGGACTACGATATTCGCCATGGTCGCACGTACATGTACTTCAAGGGAGACTCGCTTTACCCGTTTGGTTATGGCTTGAGCTTTACCACCTTCAGCTACTCCAACCTGAAAGCAAGTTCGGCGAGATTAGCTGGCGATGGAAGCATTACGGTTAGCGTGGATGTGACAAACACAGGAAACAGGACCGGAGCTGATGTCGTCCAGCTCTATGTAAAGCATCTGGAGTCCAAGGTGGAGCGGCCACGCGAGGAGCTCAAAGGATTTCAACGAGTGACCTTGAAGCCTCATGAGACAAAGACTGTGCAAATTACACTGGAGGCTTCAACGCTTGCTTTCTGGAACGAGAAGCAGGCGAAGTTTGAAGTTGAAACAGAACCGGTAAAGCTGATGATTGGAAGCTCTTCGGCGGACATTAAACTGGCCACTACTGTGAGCGTGCAGTAG
- a CDS encoding glycosyltransferase encodes MRILHIIATLDRRAGGPANSLRRIVSTYPEIGSEGEVLTLDAPGAPFLQEISCKVHAIGPVASKFGYSARLIPWLRQNRHRFDGVVVHGLWQYLGYAVRRAIGGHKPYMVFTHGMLDPWFNRTNRLKQLKKIPYWLLSEYWVLRGAHHVLFTSDAEARLATQSFWPWRWNPLVVPYGASACEGDPQQLRQAFLEEHPPLRNPDGTARPFILFLSRIHHKKGCDLLVEAFTKIVRDASDLHLVFAGPDKDNLQPKLMHLANVAGVADRVHFIGMIDGDLKWGAFYASQVFSLPSHQENFGIAVAEALACSKPVLISDKVNIWEDIVADGAAFVGPDTVQGTYQTLTQWIGLNQDQRTAMGKRALACFLKRYDMRANAYGIIDIFAAIASTNMPSASTPAKTAKAL; translated from the coding sequence TTGCGTATACTCCACATCATCGCCACTCTGGATCGCCGTGCCGGAGGCCCAGCCAACAGCCTTCGCCGTATTGTCAGCACCTATCCTGAGATCGGCAGCGAAGGGGAGGTCCTTACCCTCGACGCTCCCGGCGCACCTTTTCTTCAGGAGATCTCCTGCAAAGTTCATGCCATCGGGCCCGTCGCCAGCAAGTTCGGCTATAGTGCCCGGCTCATCCCTTGGCTCAGACAAAACCGCCATCGCTTCGACGGCGTTGTAGTACACGGCCTCTGGCAATATCTTGGATACGCTGTCCGCCGCGCCATCGGCGGTCACAAACCCTACATGGTCTTCACCCACGGTATGCTCGATCCTTGGTTCAACCGAACCAACCGTCTCAAGCAACTCAAGAAAATTCCCTACTGGCTCCTAAGCGAGTACTGGGTCCTCCGTGGGGCACACCACGTTCTCTTTACCTCGGACGCTGAGGCCCGCCTCGCCACCCAGAGCTTTTGGCCTTGGCGCTGGAACCCGCTCGTCGTTCCCTATGGAGCCAGCGCTTGCGAGGGAGATCCACAGCAACTTCGCCAAGCATTCCTTGAAGAGCATCCACCCCTCCGTAACCCCGATGGCACCGCCAGACCTTTTATCCTCTTTCTCAGTCGCATCCACCATAAAAAGGGCTGTGATCTCCTCGTCGAGGCTTTCACCAAAATTGTCAGAGATGCTTCCGATCTCCATCTCGTTTTTGCCGGCCCCGATAAGGACAACCTCCAGCCGAAGCTCATGCATCTGGCAAACGTGGCTGGCGTCGCCGACCGCGTTCACTTCATCGGGATGATTGACGGAGACCTAAAGTGGGGAGCTTTCTACGCCTCCCAGGTCTTCTCCTTGCCCTCCCATCAGGAGAACTTCGGCATCGCCGTCGCCGAAGCCCTTGCCTGTTCCAAGCCCGTTCTCATCTCCGACAAAGTCAATATCTGGGAAGACATAGTCGCCGACGGAGCCGCCTTCGTCGGTCCCGACACCGTCCAAGGCACCTACCAGACCCTCACCCAGTGGATTGGCCTGAACCAGGACCAGCGCACAGCCATGGGAAAGCGCGCCCTCGCCTGCTTCCTTAAGCGCTACGATATGCGGGCTAACGCCTACGGCATCATCGACATCTTCGCCGCTATTGCCTCCACCAACATGCCGTCAGCCTCAACTCCAGCCAAAACCGCCAAAGCTCTCTGA